A single region of the Microbulbifer sp. MKSA007 genome encodes:
- a CDS encoding IS3 family transposase (programmed frameshift), whose protein sequence is MTTKGTRRHFKPEFKKDAVALVSEQGYSISKAAEVVGTTANNLRRWIKELKQEEDGVRLDVGERAELERLRRENKQLRMEKEIPKKGQRLLCERNEIKYSFIEKQQGSFPVRVLCRVMQVSKTGYYDWCCRGNSSIDAQTWQLCHRLKALFAESRQSLGSRRLMKLLRKEGFEVGRYRVRKLMKKLGLAVKRKKRFTLTTDSKHHLPVAENLLNREFSPSAKNQVWTTDITYIWTSQGWLYLAVVIDLYSRRIIGWHLDRKMETALVTRALMMAVNLRSPPKGLLHHSDRGSQYASHTYQTLLSQHGMVCSMSRKGNCWDNAPTERFFSSLKREWVTGNLYPTREDAVADVRAYIAYYNSRRIHTTLGDLAPIEFEKCA, encoded by the exons ATGACAACAAAAGGTACACGTCGGCATTTCAAGCCGGAATTTAAGAAAGACGCCGTAGCGCTAGTCTCTGAGCAAGGGTATTCAATTTCTAAAGCAGCAGAGGTTGTAGGAACAACAGCCAATAACCTGCGACGCTGGATAAAGGAACTGAAGCAGGAAGAAGACGGTGTGAGGTTGGATGTAGGTGAGCGCGCAGAATTAGAGCGATTACGACGTGAAAATAAGCAGTTGCGGATGGAGAAAGAAATCC CTAAAAAAGGCCAGCGCCTTCTTTGCGAAAGAAATGAAATAAAGTACAGCTTTATTGAAAAACAGCAAGGCAGCTTTCCTGTTAGGGTGCTCTGCCGGGTAATGCAAGTAAGTAAAACTGGTTATTACGATTGGTGTTGCCGTGGTAATAGCTCAATAGATGCTCAAACATGGCAACTATGCCATCGTTTGAAGGCCCTATTTGCAGAATCTAGACAGAGCCTGGGAAGTCGTCGGTTAATGAAGCTGTTACGTAAAGAAGGCTTTGAAGTCGGGCGCTATCGAGTCCGCAAGCTCATGAAAAAGCTAGGCTTGGCAGTAAAGCGTAAGAAGCGATTTACACTGACGACAGACAGTAAACATCACCTGCCGGTCGCAGAGAACCTTCTGAATAGGGAGTTCTCACCGAGTGCTAAAAATCAAGTTTGGACGACTGATATTACATATATTTGGACTTCGCAGGGCTGGTTGTACTTGGCGGTAGTGATTGATCTCTATTCGCGCCGGATTATTGGTTGGCATCTAGATCGGAAGATGGAAACGGCCCTGGTAACTCGTGCGTTGATGATGGCTGTCAATTTGCGTTCGCCCCCAAAAGGTCTCCTGCATCACTCTGATCGTGGCAGTCAGTATGCCAGCCATACCTACCAAACGTTATTGAGTCAGCATGGGATGGTGTGTTCAATGAGCCGTAAGGGAAATTGTTGGGACAACGCACCGACTGAACGTTTCTTCAGCAGCCTGAAGCGGGAGTGGGTAACGGGAAACCTATATCCGACAAGGGAGGATGCGGTAGCAGATGTAAGAGCCTATATTGCTTATTACAACTCACGAAGAATACATACAACACTGGGAGACCTAGCCCCTATCGAATTTGAGAAATGTGCTTAA